One stretch of Thermococcus sp. MAR1 DNA includes these proteins:
- a CDS encoding glycine C-acetyltransferase, whose translation MAKLDWIREELKELKEKGLYVTIRKLESAQGPWVVVDGKRVLNMCSNNYLGLAAHPKIKEAAIRAILDYGVGAGAVRTIAGTMELHVELEEKLAKFKKREAAILFQSGYNANLGALSALLTKKDNGVFISEELNHASIIDGMRLSGAPKVIYKHLDMEDLKKKLEENKDKEKKIIVSDGVFSMDGDLAPVPEMAELAEQYDAMLYIDDAHGEGVLGDSGRGIVDHFKLHDKVDFEMGTLSKAFGVIGGYVAGPEEAIEYLRQRGRPFLFSSAPNPPDVAAAIAAVEILQHSDELVKKLWDNTHFLQNGLRELGYDLGNTKHPITPVMLYDEKTAQEFSKRLYDEYNIFAQAIVYPTVPLGTARIRLEPSAAHTKEDLQYVLDAFEDLGKKTGFLK comes from the coding sequence AAGGAGCTCAAGGAGAAGGGCCTTTACGTGACCATCAGAAAGCTTGAGAGCGCCCAGGGCCCCTGGGTCGTCGTTGACGGAAAGCGCGTTCTGAATATGTGTTCGAACAACTACCTCGGTTTAGCGGCCCATCCCAAGATAAAGGAGGCCGCCATAAGGGCAATCCTCGACTACGGCGTCGGTGCCGGAGCCGTCAGAACCATAGCCGGAACCATGGAACTCCACGTGGAGCTCGAGGAGAAGCTCGCCAAGTTCAAGAAGAGGGAAGCCGCTATACTCTTCCAGAGCGGCTACAACGCAAACCTCGGCGCATTAAGTGCTCTGCTCACCAAGAAGGACAACGGTGTCTTTATCAGCGAGGAGCTCAACCATGCAAGCATCATAGACGGAATGCGCCTCAGCGGCGCTCCTAAGGTCATCTACAAGCACCTCGACATGGAGGACCTCAAGAAGAAGCTTGAAGAGAACAAGGACAAGGAGAAGAAGATAATCGTCAGCGACGGTGTCTTCTCGATGGACGGTGACCTTGCGCCGGTCCCGGAGATGGCCGAATTAGCTGAACAGTACGATGCAATGCTCTACATCGATGATGCCCACGGTGAAGGCGTTTTGGGAGACAGCGGAAGGGGTATAGTCGACCACTTCAAGCTCCACGACAAGGTTGACTTCGAGATGGGTACGCTGAGCAAGGCCTTCGGCGTCATCGGCGGCTACGTCGCCGGACCGGAGGAGGCCATAGAGTACCTCAGGCAGCGCGGAAGACCGTTCCTCTTCTCAAGCGCGCCCAACCCGCCCGATGTCGCGGCAGCTATAGCGGCCGTTGAGATACTCCAGCACAGCGACGAGCTGGTTAAGAAGCTCTGGGACAACACCCACTTCCTCCAGAACGGGTTGCGGGAGTTGGGCTACGACCTCGGCAACACCAAGCACCCGATTACGCCGGTCATGCTCTACGACGAGAAGACCGCCCAGGAGTTCTCAAAGCGCTTATACGACGAGTACAACATCTTCGCACAGGCGATAGTCTACCCGACCGTCCCGCTCGGAACGGCCCGTATAAGGCTCGAACCTTCAGCAGCCCACACCAAAGAGGACCTCCAGTACGTTCTGGATGCCTTTGAAGACCTCGGAAAGAAGACCGGCTTTTTGAAGTGA